CTCTTTTCAGAACAAGTTTACCCTAGTTTCCTAGCAGGACTTTGGATCCTGTGTTCAAAGCAGATGGAAGTCCACGGTGACACAGGACTGGGGGTCACAGGCAGACCTAGAAAGAGagctcagggggcgcctgggtggctcagttggttaagcgactgccttcggctcaggtcatgatcctgaagtcccgggatcgagtcccgcatcgggctccctgctcagcagggagtctgcttctccctctgaccctcccccctctcatactctatctcattctctctctcaaataaataaataaaatctaaaaaaaaaaaaaaaaagagagagctcagCACTCTAATGCTGATTCCTAGTCCCACTGTGGTTCTTGAGATCCACTTGTAGGTCTCCTGCTGAGCCACGGACTGGCTGGCAGAAGCCTCCACAAGCCGATGGAAGCTCCAGGAGAGACTCAAACTAGGGAATTATCTGTTGGCTTTCCTACATCCTCGCAGCATGTGTCCCTTCTTGGGTGTGAGTGTGTCTTCTGTGTGCCCCCTGATGGTGGATGAGGACGGGATTCTTGGGGAAGCTTTTCTCACTCCGAGGGCACTTGTACGGCTTCTCCCCGGTGTGTGTCTTCTGGTGGGCACGGCCGTGGGTGCCGTTGTTGAAGCTTTTCCCACAGTGcgcgtggggcgggggggggtgctcTGCCCAGTGTGGGCTCGCCGGTGAGCACTGAACTGGGAGCTGTTGTTGAATCTCTTCCCACAGACAGTGCACTGATAAGGCTTCTCGCCGGTGTGGGTCCTCTGGTGGACAATGAGGCTGGAGCTCTGGTTGAAGCTTTTCCCACATTCCCCACAGCGGTAGGGTCTCTCCCCCGTGTGCATCCTTAGGTGGGCAATGAGGTTGGAACGCTCACTGAAgcctttcccacattcactgcacttgtgaggcttctctcctgtgtggatTCTCTGTTGCGGAATGAGGTAAGAACCTCGGCTAAAGCTTTTCCCACACTGCTGGCACTTAGATGTTTTTTCCAATTTGGGGACTGCCTGGTGGTGACAGGGAGAGCCCTGAGAGTAGTCTCCCCTACTCGGGACATGCGCCCAGGCCTTCTCCCCAGCACGGAGAGTCTGCTGACTCCGCCTGTCCTGGGACGGGGGTCTCCCCGCACGCTCCCCTGGAGAACGTCTACGTTGCCCTCTTGGCTCAGGCTCACCCTTCTGGCCTCTCTTGGGCTCGGGGTGCCAAAAAATTTCACTAGACTTTCTCCATAGGGTCTTCTTCACTTCTGCTTGCCCTGAATCATCCCATTTCTGATtctctgttttagttttgtttttgatctCAAGACCGGAGGGAACAGAAAGACACGGGAgtatggagaaagaacagaacaatGAGGAAAGTTACAGTTAAAGCGCCATAAGGGAGAAATACCTAAATGGAATTCTTCACGGGATTTAGCCTTCTGCTGAGTAATAGCCtcatttcattttccagttgttGTATATTCAAGCTCCAAACCCTGTggccatggggaaaaaaaactcctAGATTCCACCTACTGTTCTAtatgtctctttcttctctttttcttttttatttttttaaagattttatttatttatttgacagagagaaagcaggtggagcggcaggcagagggagaagcaggctccccgcagagtggggagccctatgcacgactcgatcccaggacgccgggatcacgacccgagccaaaggcagacgctcaaccgactgagccacccaggtgccctctttctttctttttttaggattttatttgtttatttgagagagagagaatgagagagagagagggagagcacaagagggggggagggtcagagggagaagcagactccctgctaagcagggagcccgatgtgggactcgatcccgggactccaggatcatgacctgagccgaaggcagttgcttaaccaactgagccacccaggcgccctccctctttctttttttaaaaagatcttacttatttattggagaaagagagaaagcaagtgtgtGCACCAGGAAGGGATAGGGAGAAACGggttccccactaagcagggagctcagtcccaggaccccgggatcatgacctgagccaaaggcagatgcttaaccacctaagccacccacacaccccttaAATGGAATTCCTCACGGGATTCAGCTTTCTGCTAAGTACTAGCCTAGTTTCATTCTCCGATTGTAGTACTTTCAAGCTCCAAACCCTGTGGTCAAGGGAAAATTGCCCCTAGATTCCACCTACTGTCCTAtaccatctctctttttttaaaatagattttatttatttatttgaccccgagagagtgtgcgcacaagtaggcagagcagcaggcagagggagagggagaagcaggctacccgctgagcagggatcctgacacggggctggatcccaggacccagggatcacaacctgagccgaaggcagacgcttaactgactcagccacccaggcgccccatactgtCTCTTTTTGGATGTGCAGACAGTGACACGTCTGAGGCCGAGAGGCCAGCTCTGTGTTATCTGCCAGTCTGTCTCCAGGCTTCACCTCAACTCTTGATGGCCTTGCCGCCGGCAGCTGAGTAACAACAGGCTGCCCTGAGCTTGGCTGAAATGAGAGGAAAGCGTGTTACCACGACGTGGCCAGCACACGCTCAGGCCAGGAAAGGAGGGTGGTGCtggagcaggagggcaggggagagtcTGGGCTGGAGCCTGTGGCAGTCTGAGGAAGCCGAGGAAGGGAGCTGCACAGGAAAAATGCCACGTACTCCGTGAAAGAGGCTGGCGGATGCGGACCTGGGCTCTGAAGGTCAAGGGGAAAGCCTCCACACCGAGAGCCGGCCTCCCGGGCCCGTGCCAGGCCGTCCATCAGGACAGTGAGCACGCCAGCGGCAGAGGCAGCTCCCTCTTGATGGCTGGGCTGATGGCCGCTGGGGGGATGTCCCTGTCCCTTGGCTGTCAGAGCCAAGAGCTCCACCAACTCTGTGTGGGAACAAGACTGGCAGGTCACGTCTCCTACCTTCCCGGCCAGAATCCCGGAAGTCCTGCTCATCCCCGGCTGCACCATCCGCCCGGGCCCCTTCTCCGACCTCTGTGGGCTCCCCGTTCTGCTGACTCAGCTCTCCGGGCTCTGCAGCCCTTCCTTCTTGGCCAGGAACAGCACGGCTTGCCACCGTGGGTGCAGAGGCCCAGGAGCTTGACAGGGCATCCGCTGCCTCATAAAGGACACAAGGCTCAGGCACACGGCCTGCCCTCCCCTTGTGGTACCTCGACGGCAGGCTGGTGAACTCGGTGCGACACTGCTCTGGGGTCCGCAGAAAGCCCTGCTCCCGGAGTCGTCCTGCCACCGCCCTGTAGGTCTGGCTGTGCTCACGAGTCTGGAGTTTctcatgatgttgagcatcccaCAGGATGGCCAGGAGCGTCTCGGTCTCCTCGTCGCCCCAGTGCACACCTGCTGCCCAGGGCCAGGGGACACGCGATAAGACCACAGGGGCCTGCACACCACACGGCCGGGTTAGCAGCTCAGGAAGTTATGTGCCGGTTTGTCAGGCTCTGCCACAACTGTGTGCTGTCATCCCTGGGAAGCTACCCCACTGTGGGCTTCTTTCCTAAAACACACACGCTCGGCGTAGTGGGAAGGGCATCCTCTCTGACGGAGAAGGGGCTGTGGAATATTTACCAAAGCTGcccctttgtttctctttatccTGAATCCCACTCATTTGTCCTGAGAGCCGATTCACGGTAAGCGTGATGCTCGCCTGTGTCCGCGGGGGGGGGGAATCCCTGAGGGAGTGCTCTAATGGTTTGATGCTCTGAACGGGCCCGCTGCCCCCCAAAGGCCTGGGCCGTTCGAGTGCCCGCTGCCCCTCAGGTCGGTCTCCGCTGTGTGCGTGAGCACATGTGCGTTCGTGTCGCCCTGCTCTTCCCACAGGCCGTGTCTCCCTCGCTGCGGGCTGTCCCCCAGTGCCATGCTCTACCTGCCACACTCTGTCCCCACTGCTTTCCATATCTCGCCCCTCCCTTGTTCCCGCTCGCTGTCACACGTGCTGTCCACCCTGTCCTGAGCCCTCTGGTGTCTTGCTTTCCCTTTCTTGCAGTCTCTGTGTGTCGTGCCTGCTCTCAGACTCTTCGTCtttatctccctccctccacccaacaGTCTCCActgcctctgtctgtctcctcCTTTCTCGGGTCTTCCAGTCTGCGTCTCTCTCTGaacaaaggaacacagacagtctGGCCCTGAGGGAATGGGCATCCTTACGCAGAGAGTGATCTTTGTCATTCTTCTGAGTGACGCCCCTGTAGAGGGCCCTCTGTGTAGGGCCATAGAGTGTCTGTCCTTCCTGACAGAGGGATATGGCTCTGTCCTCGCACGTGACTGGTCCCTGTAACAACACCGGGGGCTGCTGCTGCCTATAAAGTAGCACTGCTCCAGTCTGGCGTGGGGCAGAGACAGGACCACTGGCACCAGATGCGGGCAAAGCAAGGCAGGGAGGTCAGGCCTCCGAGGGAAGCACCAGGGTGAGCACAGAGCCATGTGGAGACGCCAGATGGACAGACAACAATGCAAGGGACGGCCAGTGGATAGACCTCATGATCTTTCTAACATCCCTGGTAAGAAGGGGCTTGGGGCGAAGAGTGAAATGGGAACCTCGGGAGACAACAGGCATCAAGCACAGCTCACCTGGGCCCCAGCTGCCCAACACACAGTCTCCTGGTCTCGAAGACCCCTCTTCTGGAAAAGGTTCCTGGGGGCCTGCGCCATCAGCCAGGCTGAGGAGAAAACGGCCTCTGGTGGAGGGCGGCTGCCACAGAGCAGGGGCTGAGTGGGGTCACAGGCCAGCCGTGCTGGTACCCTGTCACAAACGCAtattcctgggccccacctgcaCCCACTGTATCTGAAGTTCTGGGGATGTGCCTGAACACGCCCCCCAGGTGCATCTGAGCCAGCGCCAGTGGCCTCTGGGTGGCGAGAAGCTCCTTTCAGCAGATTGCTGGCATAATagctgtttatttaaaaaaagacttgctTCATTCTAAAGTAGTGTATGcacattatagaaaaaaaatgtttcctatgCACATTATAGATAAAACTCCAGCCCCACCACCTAGAGATGACCCTAGTAGTCCTAAAAATACCACAGTAACTCAAGCCTTCCATTTTTTTCAGGCCAGCATAATATATTCTGTCCCAGAAATCCATCTGCAAGAATTCTAGTAAGGAAGGGGTTCATTTTTTTGACTTATTAACGGAACCTCGGGGGACACACACAAGCCTGATTCTGAGGAGTTCACAGTACTAGGGATCTGAACAGCCCGAAACCAGGGTGAGCAGCAGGAGCGGAACTGGGCACACGGTGAGTCCTGCCCTCCTTCACATTCAACCCCAAAGCCTCAGGAATCCCACACTAGAGAGCCATGATGTTCCCAGGGactaaaaagaagtaaatgctAAGATTTATACTGACATACCGATTGTTTCATCTGTAGAAAACATTACAGCAAATACACCTCTTAGACAATTTTCCACTTCATCAACAGAAGTTAGCCAACATACACAGTGTGAACACGTCATATTTTCCTATAGAATTTGGATTAaagagctgacttttttttttaagatttttaatttatttatttgacttttaatttatttatttgacagagagagagagagcacaagcggcgGTGTagcagatagagggagagggagaagcaggctccctgctgagcagggagcccaatgcggggctcgatcccaggaccctgggatcatgaactgagccgaaggcactcgcttaaccaactgaggaaCCCAGGTGACACAAGAGCTGACTTAAAGGTTACAGAGCAggcatgcctggctggctcagtcagaagagcatgggactctcgATCTTGAGGTTGtcagttcgagccccatgtcgggtgtcGAGATTACTTAGataagtaagattttaaaaataaataaaagttactgaGCACCCTATAATGGAAGCTTTCAATTAAGCATAAAAGGCAGCCATAAAAGGCAGCAGTGGCTGTGGGCCGTCTTTAAATGTATGCAGCCACAGTGTTTCACTGGAAGACATGTATAAAGTCTGTCCCTGCAATGGATCATTCAGACTTGAAAAGGAACGAAGTAGTAATACAGCCTTGAAACCTGCTCAGTGAGGGAAGGCCGGCAAGTCATGTGTTGTAGGATAGATACCCTTTCTAGAATTCACAGAAAATGCAAATCGAAAGAGAATGAGGAGTAACTTCCTAATtggtacagggtttcctttttgggggtgaaaatgttttggaactggGTAGAAGTGGTGATTGTAGGGTACTGTGAATTTTCCCTTGGAGAGGCCGTGCCTGCTTCCTGCGTGCCCCACGGTCCTTGTCCAGCACGTCAGCCTGCTCATTCCTGTAGAGCACTTATCCCAAAGTAGCTTTCTTCCTTTGCCTGTTGTCTGTTTCGCCCATGGAGTGTAGGCTCCTGCAGGCCAGGGACCACGCCTGTCATGTTCACTGTGAAATCCCCAACCAATACGTGGCACGTGGCAGGCTCCTCAGGGCTACTTGTGTCTCTCAGAGCCACCTGCATCCCTTACGTCCCAAGCTTCTAACTGGTCCTTAGTGACCGAGGGGTGGTAGGGAGAGGCAGCTGGGCGTCCTGACACATGCTACCAACCTGCACTGCTCCCTGTCACCTCCACTTCTTGCTCACCTCTACTTCTTGCTCTGCCCTTCACATCCCAGACAGGTTTCAGGTAGCTCTTTTAACCCTTACATTCCTGTTAAGATCTTGGCTCTGAAATGGTGGGGGCCACAATGGAGAGACCGTCCCCACAGAGAGAGGGGCAAGGGGGCCTGGAGCAGGATGCCTACCAGCATGTAGGGGCTCCCGCTATTCACCTGCCCAGGGTCTAACTCCATACATGTGCTGCTGCTTGCCCTTCTGCGCTCCCTCCTAGGTGTTATTAATTATCCCAACCTCACGGATCCTTCATGAACCTCCTCAGCTTGGACCCTAATGTGTCCCCACCACACAGGTCTGCCTTCTCCACATTATGTCAACACCACTCTTCCCCCTGCTGCCCGAGGACATGTCTGCCTCCTCACTGGGGACACCAGCATCTCCCTTCCAGTCATGCAGTCTCCGCACCCAGTGAGCTGCTTCCTGTTGATCACAGAGGTGCTCAGTCTACAGCGTCCCTCTGACCCACACTCCTCCTTTACTCTGTGCCTCTCCCAGACTTGGGATTGGGATCTCAGTTGCTTTCTTACCACAAATCTCCCACAACCAAAGCCATGTTCCTTCTCCTGTGCCTGTCACACCTCCCTTCTCCCAAAATGTACAAGATCGTTGCACTGACCAGATGTCAGACCTAGTCCCTAACTGGACAAGTGCATACTTTGTGAAACTCATCACTATCCCATACTGACCCCTTAATCCTGGCAGCAGGAGCAGCTCTAATACAGCATTATTTTGTGTATAGCACATGGCATCTGCACTCAAGGAACCTTTCCACAAGAGACACTGGATTTTAATTCACCAACTCCAATTTTCCTGATTCCCTGGGTGAGGGATAGTTGTCCTTTCCCTGGCCTTCTGTTGGGAACTATTCTGAGGTTCTACATTTGTATCAGGGACCCTAAACATTCACTGAATATATCAGTGTCTATGTTTTTGTAGCAAATGAGAAATTCTCCCCATAGACGAAGGGCAGGGGACCACCCCAAGCTAGCTCATAGTTTCTGGTGGGTGACAGAGGGCTACTGTGCATTTCTCAACTTGGCTCCTCTCCACTAGCCAGATTCTAGTGCTTCTCACTTAGTTCTTCATAATGAAACTCACCAGGTTCTGCATGCCTTTCCCCACCTGTTGCCCAGATGCACTCTGTACACCCTCAACCAGAGCCACAGTTTCCTGTTTCTTGGATGTTGCTCCCTCACCCAGGTCTGGATCTCCTCTGGCAAGATGGTCAGAAAGTGCTCCAAAACCAGCAGCTCCAGCATTTGCTCTTTTGAGTGTGTCTTAAGCCTTAACCACTGACAACAGACTTCCCAGAGCTTGCTAAAAGCTTCGTGGGGGCCAGCTACCTCCTGGTAGGAGAACTGCCTGAAGCACTGGCGGGAAGCTTTCGAGTCAGGGTTGGTGCCGTGAAGGACTTTCTGTCCCTGGGAGCAGTCCTTGCTTGGGGATGGGTATGCCTGGGGTTCCTTGTTGCAGCCACCATTTTCCTCAGCAAACTGGCTGACTGGCAGCCACTTCTACCCTGTAGATCAGATTCCATTTTTTCTCATATCACTGGGAAGCCATTCTCCTAGACACCAGTGAAAGTCCTCCTGCAATCAGAGAAACATGAGAATATCTTAGTGGTGCAGAATCACGGCTGAAAAAGACTCCACGACTTGATAGGGAAGCTGCaggaaatggaaaaagacagCATAAAGTGATCTCATATTCCTTACCTCTGCTTCTAGTGATGTActttctgtccttttcctttGCTCCCTGTACAATCCGAGAATCTAAAGTGCTGGAAATATCGAAACAGTTTTCTCCACAGCCAGACTGGTGTTTGCTCATGTATTCCCCAAGCTACTTTCACAGTGTAGTCCGGCTGTTCTTTCTTGTGTTCCATATTCTTGGGTCttgttctctcccctccctcccctcaggaAGCCAGGAGCCACCTTCCCAATTGCCACCTTCTTGTAAGGTACTTCTGGATTAACCTCTTCATCATTTACACCTTCCTCTatcaccaccacacacacagtgTGGATGAGAAATGACTGGCTTGctgtatgcttttattttccagTATTCCTTCTTACTTCAGAATGCATCTTCTTCCTTTGTGATTGAGTCCCTCTAAACTCCAGTGGGTCTGGTGGGGCTATTTATTACAGTACCCTTCCCTCCCACCACAGGAGCAGGTATCTGACATAAACTGAGCCTGTCAGAATTCTCTGAGGTTTTACCTAAGGTGAGGTGGGAGAAGTTCCAAATTTCCTAGGAATTGCTGAATTGGGAGGATGTAAGACTGGAGCTATCTGTAATTGTGTCACTCAACATTCCACTCTTCCATCAAAGGAGTGGGCCTGTTCAcacaagtaaaaaacaaaacaaaacacaccaaaaaaaaaaaaaaaaccttttaaaaaactggatTCAGGTTGCTCTTCTTCCAAAGAACTTGAGCTGCCTTCACTTATAATCTCTTTACATATAATGCAGCCCAGGAGGCTAGAGATAGAGAAACGAAAGGCATTACTGGTAGCAGTCGTTTTTAACAAAAAAGGAGCATCACAGGGCACAGCTCCTCAGCAGCAAGGCCCCGGCCTCGAAGATGTATGCCATGCCGCAGATTTGCACCTTATCCGGATGAAGAATAATTTAGTAAATGCTATCCTACTTTCATGCGGACTACGGAGCCTGTGCTCCTCCTGACCGCTAACATCCCGTCCATAGTTCGTTTGAGAATGCTGCTCTCGCGTTCCACTCTGGCGAAGACCCAGGCGCTCGGCGGAAAGCAGGACGAGGGTGGGAGCCGGGCTGGTTCACGTCTCGCTCGGCAGAGATGCCCTGAGTCATGCCGGCTCGCTGGGCGCGAGGGTCAGCAGCTGGGGCGGAAGCGGCGTGGGGAAGCACCCGCATGGTCACGGCCTGCAGGGAGTCCGGGCTGGCGGGTTCGGGGGGCCGGGGCGCGTGCGGGAGGCGCCCGCGCCTGTGCCCACCGTCCTGAAACGGCGGCGTCGGACCCAGCTTTGAGCCCCCGGCCGCGAGGAAGCGGAACACTCGCCTCTGGACACACCCCGACACCGCCCCGTACCCCTGGCGCTTGTCCACCCCCTGCGCATACTCGGGAGCAGCGCCATTGAACTACAGCTCCCGGCGCGCACTGCGAAGGCCGGTCGCCTTCCTTCGCCAGCATCGACAGATTCAGCAGCAAATAGGCGCGAGAGGCCGCCCTCTGGGAGCCAATCCCCCAGGAGAGGGGCGGGCCCGCCTGCGCCGTACTTCCTTGCGTCATTCCCCCTCAGCCAGTGGGAGTGTCCGCAACGAGCGGcctcggccccgcccccagccctggctcctggGTTCCGGGTCCCAGGTCCCCAGAGAGGTGAGTCCGCTGCAGGTGGGCGCGGGGTCCTGGGCCGTCGGTGACGCTGCCGCCTCAGGCGTCAGCCCGCCGGGCTCGCACGCAGCGGCGAAGTTGAGCAGCGCGCCGGAGAGCCGCAGCTTCGCCCAGCTGGAGGGCCGCCGGGGCGCTCTCCGAGGCCGGAGCGGGCGGGCCTGCCGGGTGTCGGAGCTAGCGGCCGCCGCGCTCCGCCTGCCTTACTGCGAGCTGGGGGCTTCCGCGCCCTCCGTGCCGCCTGCCCCGCAGCTCCCGGCGAGATGCTCGAGGTCGGCCCCGCCCGGGTGCGGGGGAGGTGGCGCAGGCCACCTGTGTGACAACTCGAACTTTTCCTGGGCTTTCCCGACCGCCAGTTGGGTCACGTTGCGCGATTCCTATGAGACCTCGTGCGTTTATCGATGAAATAAAAGCAGGATTTTCCTCCAGTTCCTTTCAGGACGTTATGACTTTGCTCCATTTCGAGACAGTTGAGGAAACTGCCAGAGGGAGAGACTCGACTCACCGTCAGGCTGTGTGTTGTTCTCGGGAGCTTGGGGCCTGTGTGTGCCCCGCCCTCCGCAACATCTTGCTGACATTTAGAGAGACTTCTGCAGAGCCATGAGCCCGAAGGCCTGAGCTGCTTCAGAGGAGAGAGGTCCTGTCTCCTGAGCCCCAAAATGGCGGCTAAGATGGAGATAACTTTGAGCTCGCAGTCCCACATTCAGGCTTCCTCCAAGCCAGAGAGACACATAATAACAAAGCTGGAAGACAAACGGGGACCCGCTCTACAAAAAGACCGCCCCGATCCTGAGCTCTCCCGTCAGAGCTTTCGACGGTTTTGTTATCAAGAGGTGTCTGGACCCCAAGAGGCACTCTCCCGGCTCCAGCAGCTCTGCCGTCAGTGGCTGCAGCCCGAGCTGCACACCAAGGAACAGATTTTGGAGCTGCTAGTGCTGGAGCAGTTCCTGAACATCCTGCCTCCGGAGATCCAGGCTCGGGTCAGGCATCGATGTCCAATGAGCAGCAAGGAGATTGTGACCCTGGTGGAAGATTTTCAAAGAGCAGCCAAGAGACCAAAGCAGTGGGTAAGGAGGCCCCTCTCTTGTGGTCGCCTTTTTTCATCTGGATAGTATCTGGTCTCTGGATCCCTCCCTAGTTActcagagtccagaaatggacctgATGGCTTCAGATGTTTCTTCTGGCCTCTATTTGGGAACCCCCCCTGGGAGATGTAACAGGTTTTTAGAAAACCAGCACTCCAGTGAGAAAGATAAGGATCAAGTGCAAGGATCCTTGCATTTTTGCCCACACATCCCACACCCATTCCTCCTGAAGTTTTCCTACAATCAGGATTCTTAGCAGGCAGGATCATCTTGTTGTGTAGGAATTTGATTTGGGGGGAACTTCAGGGTGGACCTTGTTTCGGTGACGTGTCTTCCCTTCGGATCAGGAAGTTGCAGCTCACTTACTTGGCCAGTATTtcttccaaccccacccccccaattcAGACCCCATTCAGGGCCTAGGCAGGAAGCAAATAACCATGTGCTTTGAGGAATGGAGGCAGTCCTCTCCTAGCCCTACTACTACTGGGATCTCCTTATCAGGGAAGCTTTGGGCAGAACAATTTATTAGGTATGGGTGTTTTTTAATGGTCTCATCATATGCTTCCTGATCCAACGGGGCCTGTTTCCAATAGAATCTGCTGGGTGGGTGACATAGGGTGGACATAGGGTGAGACATCGGATGTCTGGATGGACATAGGGTGAGAATCTGCTAGGCTAGTGTCATGACTGACCCTGTTACCTGTGCCTTTGTCTTCTCTCTGATGAGTTTGAGGCCCTGAGAAAGACCCGTTTACAGTTACCCACTCAGGAAGTCTTGGCTGATTTGAAGTAGCCTCCATGGATTGGGATTAGTCCCCCTAATCATTCTGCATGTCCTTCCCTTTGCTACCTTTGAGA
The sequence above is drawn from the Neomonachus schauinslandi chromosome 5, ASM220157v2, whole genome shotgun sequence genome and encodes:
- the ZNF174 gene encoding zinc finger protein 174 isoform X2, whose product is MAAKMEITLSSQSHIQASSKPERHIITKLEDKRGPALQKDRPDPELSRQSFRRFCYQEVSGPQEALSRLQQLCRQWLQPELHTKEQILELLVLEQFLNILPPEIQARVRHRCPMSSKEIVTLVEDFQRAAKRPKQWVAVCMQGQKVLLEKTGSQLGEQELPDFQLQTPRRYPRENSLEEPSQAGSQDQLSSHHWEKSPLLQEPSPKLAGTELLLVKTDHI